The proteins below come from a single Solea senegalensis isolate Sse05_10M linkage group LG2, IFAPA_SoseM_1, whole genome shotgun sequence genomic window:
- the LOC122765015 gene encoding E3 ubiquitin/ISG15 ligase TRIM25-like, protein MAGVQLQRETLSCSICLDLLKDPVALTCGHSFCMNCIKDHWDSEDEKRIYSCPECREIFMPRPKLLKNVMLADLVEELKKTRLHAAPADHCYAGAEDVACDVCTGRKLKALKSCLVCLASYCEEHLQPHHQAPAFKKHKLVEPSKNLQENICPLHDKLMDLFCRTDQQCICYLCSLYEHKDHDTVSAAAERTQKQRELDLSQEEVQQRVQDIDRDVKVLQQEEEALTLSADKAVKDTDESFTEMMRLLQRRSSDVKQQIRSKQETEVRRVKDLQEKLQQELNELKKREAELKQLSLTQDHNQFLLNYRSLSALSPSTHSSTVHVRPLRHFEDVTAAVAKVRGQLQDVLTKTWANVLVAVARVDVLLTEPKPETRAEFILDPYISNLLVHRMHDFDDEEDEEFIFASPTESLTP, encoded by the coding sequence ATGGCAGGAGTTCAGTTGCAGAGAGAAACCTTGTCTTGTTCCATCTGTTTGGATCTTCTGAAGGATCCGGTGGCTCTTACCTGTGGACACAGCTTCTGTATGAACTGTATTAAAGACCACTGGGACTCAGAGGATGAGAAGAGGATCTACAGCTGCCCTGAGTGTAGAGAGATCTTCATGCCGAGGCCTAAACTGTTAAAAAACGTCATGTTAGCAGATttagtggaggagctgaagaagaccagactccacgctgctcctgctgatcactgctatgctggagctgaagatgtggcctgtgatgtctgcactggcaggaaactgaaagctctcaagtcctgtttggtttgtttggcctcttactgtgaggaacatctccagcctcatcATCAAGCACCTGCATTTAAGAAGCACAAGCTGGTGGAGCCGTCCAAGAACCTCCAGGAGAACATCTGTCCTCTTCACGATAAGTTGATGGACTTGTTCTGTCGCACTGATCAGCAGTGCATCTGTTATCTCTGCTCTCTGTACGAACATAAAGACCACGACAcggtctcagctgcagcagagaggacgcagaagcagagagagctggatcTGAGTCAAGAAGAAGTCCAGCAGAGAGTCCAGGACATAGACAGAGACGTGAAGGTGCttcaacaggaggaggaggctctcactctctctgctgataaagctgtgaaggacacagacgagagcttcactgagatgatgcgtctcctgcagagaagaagctctgacgtgaagcagcagatcagatccaaGCAGGAAACCGAGGTGAGACGAGTCAAAGATCTTCAGGAGAAACTTCAGCAGGAGCTCAAtgagctgaagaagagagaagctgaactgaagcagctctcactcacacaagaccacaaccagtttctcctcaactaCCGCTCACTGTCAGCACTCAGTCCATCGACACACTCGTCCACTGTCCACGTCCGTCctctgagacactttgaggaCGTGACAGCGGCTGTGGCAAAGGTCAGGGGTCAACTGCAGGACGTCCTGACCAAGACGTGGGCAAACGTCTTAGTGGCTGTGGCTCGAGTAGATGTTTTACTGACAGAACCAAAACCAGAGACCAGAGCTGAATTCATACTGGATCCATACATATCTAACCTGCTGGTTCATCGTATGCATGACtttgatgatgaggaggatgaggagttTATTTTCGCTTCTCCTACAGAAtctctgacaccatga
- the LOC122765012 gene encoding E3 ubiquitin/ISG15 ligase TRIM25-like codes for MAGVQLQRETLSCSICLDLLKDPVALTCGHSFCMNCIKDHWDSEDERRSYSCPQCRKIFMPRPELLKNVMLADLVEELKKTGLHAAPADHCYAGAEDVACDVCTGRKLKALKSCLVCLASYCEEHLQPHHQAPAFKKHKLVEPSKNLQENICPLHDEVMKMFCRTDQQCICYLCSLYEHKDHDTVSAAAERKQKQRELDLSREEVQQRVQDIDRDVKVLQQEEEALTLSADKAVKDTDESFTEMMRLLQRRSSDVKQQIRSKQETEVRRVKDLQEKLQQELTKLKKREAELKQLSLTQDHNQFLLNYRSLSALSPSTHSSTVHVRPLRHFEDVTEAVAEVRGQLQDVLTETWTNVSLAVAQVDVLLTEPEPETRAEFLRYSQEIKLDPNTVHTRLLLSEGNREVTVTWVNQSYPHHTDRFTYVGQVMSKQRLTGRCYWEVEWSGGVCVAVTYKNISRSGSDESRFGFNDKSWALDCHHNSCEFVHNRIRTKVSDVKVSRLGVYLDHRAGLLSFYRVSDTMTLLHRVQTTFTQPLYAGVWLYSLFHEKSTAKLCKLK; via the coding sequence ATGGCAGgagttcagctgcagagagaaacctTGTCTTGTTCCATCTGTTTGGATCTTCTGAAGGATCCGGTGGCTCTTACCTGTGGACACAGCTTCTGTATGAACTGTATTAAAGACCACTGGGACTcagaggatgagaggaggagctacagctgccctcagtgtAGAAAGATCTTTATGCCGAGGCCTGAACTGTTAAAAAACGTCATGTTAGCAGATttagtggaggagctgaagaagactggactccacgctgctcctgctgatcactgctatgctggagctgaagatgtggcctgtgatgtctgcactggcaggaaactgaaagctctcaagtcctgtttggtttgtttggcctcttactgtgaggaacatctccagcctcatcATCAAGCACCTGCATTTAAGAAGCACAAGCTGGTGGAGCCGTCCAAGAACCTCCAGGAGAACATCTGTCCTCTTCACGAtgaggtgatgaagatgttctgccgcactgatcagcagtgcatctgttatctctgctctctgtacgaacataaagaccacgacacggtctcagctgcagcagagaggaagcagaagcagagagagctggatcTGAGTCGAGAAGAAGTCCAGCAGAGAGTCCAGGACATAGACAGAGACGTGAAGGTGCttcaacaggaggaggaggctctcactctctctgctgataaagctgtgaaggacacagacgagagcttcactgagatgatgcgtctcctgcagagaagaagctctgacgtgaagcagcagatcagatccaaGCAGGAAACCGAGGTGAGACGAGTCAAAGATCTTCAGGAGAAACTTCAGCAGGAGCTCACTaagctgaagaagagagaagctgaactgaagcagctctcactcacacaagaccacaaccagtttctcctcaactaCCGCTCACTGTCAGCACTCAGTCCATCGACACACTCGTCCACCGTCCACGTCCGTCctctgagacactttgaggaCGTGACAGAGGCTgtggcagaggtcagaggtcaactgcAAGACGTCCTGACCGAGACGTGGACAAACGTCTCACTGGCTGTGGCTCAAGTAGATGTTttactgacagaaccagaaccagagaccAGAGCTGAATTCCTCAGATATTCACAGGAAATCAaactggatccaaacacagttcacacacGTCTGTTATTATCTGAGGGAAACAGAGAAGTGACAGTAACGTGGGTAAATCAGTCTTATCctcatcacacagacagattcactTATGTGGGTCAGGTGATGAGTAAACAGAGGCTGACTGGACGttgttactgggaggtggagtggagCGGAGGAGTTTGTGTAGCAGTGACGTACAAGAACATCAGCAGATCAGGTTCAGATGAAAGTAGATTTGGATTCAATGACAAATCTTGGGCTTTAGATTGTCACCACAACAGTTGTGAGTTTGTTCACAACAGAATCAGGACTAAAGTCTCAGATGTTAAAGTCTCCAGACTCGGAGTTTACCTGGACCACAGAGcaggtcttctgtccttctacagagtctctgacaccatgactctgctccacagagtccagaccacgtTCACTCAGCCTCTCTATGCTGGAGTCTGGctttattctctttttcatGAAAAATCCACAGCTAAGTTGTGTAAACTCAAATAG
- the LOC122765013 gene encoding tripartite motif-containing protein 16-like, which produces MAGVQLQRETLSCSICLDLLKDPVTLTCGHSFCMNCIKDHWDSEDEKRIYSCPQCRKIFMPRPELLKNVMLADLVEELKKTRLHAAPADHCYAGAEDVACDVCTGRKLKALKSCLVCLASYCEEHLQPHHQAPAFKKHKLVEPYKNLQENICPLHDEVMKMFCRTDQQCICYLCSLYEHKDHDTVSAAAERKQKQRELDLSREEVQQRVQDIDRDVKVLQQEEEALTLSADKAVKDTDESFTEIMRLLQRRSSDVKQQIRSKQETEVRRVKDLQEKLQQELTKLKKREAELKQLSLTQDHNQFLLNYRSLSALSPSKHSSTVHVRPLRHFEDVTEAVAEVRGQLQDVLTETWTNVSLAVAQVDVLLTEPEPETRAEFLRYSQEIKLDPNTVHTRLLLSEGNREVTVTWVNQSYPHHTDRFTYVGQVMSKQRLTGRCYWEVEWSGGVCVAVTYKNISRSGSDESRFGFNDKSWALDCHHNSCEFVHNRIRTKVSDVKVSRLGVYLDHRAGLLSFYRVSDTMTLLHRVQTTFTQPLYAGVWLYSLFHEKSTAKLCKLK; this is translated from the coding sequence ATGGCAGgagttcagctgcagagagaaacctTGTCTTGTTCCATCTGTTTGGATCTTCTGAAGGATCCGGTGACTCTTACCTGTGGACACAGCTTCTGTATGAACTGTATTAAAGACCACTGGGACTCAGAGGATGAGAAGAGGATctacagctgccctcagtgtAGAAAGATCTTCATGCCGAGGCCTGAACTGTTAAAAAACGTCATGTTAGCAGATttagtggaggagctgaagaagaccagactccacgctgctcctgctgatcactgctatgctggagctgaagatgtggcctgtgatgtctgcactggcaggaaactgaaagctctcaagtcctgtttggtttgtttggcctcttactgtgaggaacatctccagcctcatcATCAAGCACCTGCATTTAAGAAGCACAAGCTGGTGGAGCCGTACAAGAACCTCCAGGAGAACATCTGTCCTCTTCACGAtgaggtgatgaagatgttctgccgcactgatcagcagtgcatctgttatctctgctctctgtacgaacataaagaccacgacacggtctcagctgcagcagagaggaagcagaagcagagagagctggatcTGAGTCGAGAAGAAGTCCAGCAGAGAGTCCAGGACATAGACAGAGACGTGAAGGTGCttcaacaggaggaggaggctctcactctctctgctgataaagctgtgaaggacacagacgAGAGCTTCACTGAGATAATGCGTCTCCTGCAGAGAAGAAGCTCTGacgtgaagcagcagatcagatccaaGCAGGAAACCGAGGTGAGACGAGTCAAAGATCTTCAGGAGAAACTTCAGCAGGAGCTCACTaagctgaagaagagagaagctgaactgaagcagctctcactcacacaagaccacaaccagtttctcctcaactaCCGCTCACTGTCAGCACTCAGTCCATCGAAACACTCGTCCACCGTCCACGTCCGTCctctgagacactttgaggaCGTGACAGAGGCTgtggcagaggtcagaggtcaactgcAGGACGTCCTGACCGAGACGTGGACAAACGTCTCACTGGCTGTGGCTCAAGTAGATGTTttactgacagaaccagaaccagagaccAGAGCTGAATTCCTCAGATATTCACAGGAAATCAaactggatccaaacacagttcacacacGTCTGTTATTATCTGAGGGAAACAGAGAAGTGACAGTAACGTGGGTAAATCAGTCTTATCctcatcacacagacagattcactTATGTGGGTCAGGTGATGAGTAAACAGAGGCTGACTGGACGttgttactgggaggtggagtggagCGGAGGAGTTTGTGTAGCAGTGACGTACAAGAACATCAGCAGATCAGGTTCAGATGAAAGTAGATTTGGATTCAATGACAAATCTTGGGCTTTAGATTGTCACCACAACAGTTGTGAGTTTGTTCACAACAGAATCAGGACTAAAGTCTCAGATGTTAAAGTCTCCAGACTCGGAGTTTACCTGGACCACAGAGcaggtcttctgtccttctacagagtctctgacaccatgactctgctccacagagtccagaccacgtTCACTCAGCCTCTCTATGCTGGAGTCTGGctttattctctttttcatGAAAAATCCACAGCTAAGTTGTGTAAACTCAAATAG